Below is a genomic region from Azoarcus sp. KH32C.
GGCGCCAACACGACACTCGCCGCTCCGCTGTGGAACCGCACTAACAAGACCCCTACGGGCGGCTACACGCTCTATAACCAGCAAAGTCTCAGCGGCACGGTCACGCAACCCGGGCCGAACTCCCTTACCTGTCTTTCGTGCCACGACGGTCAAACGGCGATCGACTCCATCGTAAACATGCCAGGCAGTGGCGGATGGAATGCGGCCCAAATGACGACTCAGGACAACACGTTCCTGAACACATGGCCGAAGCCGGCCCGGGCAATCGCGAAAGCTACTTCGCACAACGCCCTCAGCCCAGCGGGCTGCCTCTCCTGTCATAGTCCCGGCCTGGAAAACGGCGCAACAGACTTTAGCGTCTTCGCAATTGGAACCGACTTGTCCAATGATCACCCGGTGGGTGTGAAATTCCCGACCGGGACCGACTGGAATCCGAATACCACCACCAAGGGCAGCGTCAAGTTCTTCGACACGAACGGCAACTCCCGTCCGGACAAGAACGAGCTGCGGTTCTACGATTCGGGCGACGGCTATGAGGTTGAATGCGCCTCCTGCCATGATCCGCACGGGGTACCATCGGCTGGAGTGGGAACCAAGTTCCTTCCGACCTTCCTGCGCGTCACCCCGGAAGGCAGCACAATTTGCCTGACTTGCCACGTCAAGTAATCGGCTGATACGTCAACACGAAGGGCCCGTCAATGACGGGCCCTTCTCATTTTTAGCAAAACTGCATGCACTGATGTCCCTAATTTGAGAATTAAATCCGACCTCAAATCACGATAAGGACTCCGTAGATACCCTCCTACGGATTACGCAGTACCGCCAACGGTGTCCGCCGGAGCAGTTTTCTCATCCCAGCCCAGCCCCCCAGGACCACGGCAGCCGTTCCCACAGTGACGACGAGCATCGACCCGAGTGGGTCCGGCGTATAGGCGATCTTGAACACTTGCCGTCCCAGGCCCCAGCCGATGGTCGACGCTCCGCCGACGGCCATCAGTGTCGCCACCATCCCCAACATACTGAATTCTGCAAGGATCGCCTGACGCATCTGCCGGTTACGGGCGCCAAGCGTACGCAGCATCGCGAGTTCGAACTCCCGCTCGTCGTGGGTCGATTCCAGTGCCGCAAACAGCACGACGAAGCCGGCCACGAGGGCGAAAATGAAGACGAACTGGACGACCAAGACCAGCTGGTCGGTCAAGGCTCGCAACTGTCCGATCACGGCGTCGACATCGATCACCGAGAAGTTCGGGAAGCGGCGGACCAGGTCCTGGGTCAGCCCCTTGTCGTTCTCCGGTTGGCGGAAACTCGTGATCAGGCTGGCGGGGTCGTTTTCGAGCATCCCCGCGCCGGCGATGAAGAAGAAATTGACCCGCATCGAGTCCCACTCGAGCCTGCGCACGCTTGTAATCGGCGCCTCGACCGCGCGGCCGGCCACGGTGAAACGCACGCGGTCGCCCACCTTGAGCAGGAAAGTCTCGGCGAGACCTTGCTCGACCGAGAACTGGGGAGCCGTATCATTGCCGTGCCAAGTGCCGGCGACGATGGAGTTTCCTTCCGGCGGCGAGGTGCCATAGCTCAGGTTGAATTCGCGCTCGGCCAGACGCCGGGTCCGATCTTCCGCGTAATCCTCCGGCCGCACCTCCCGGCCGTTTATGGCGGTCAGGCGTCCCCGAATCATCGGCAGGATCGCTGGAGCAGTCATTCGATGCTCGGCGAAGAACTGCGCGAGCGACTCGCGCTGGTCGGGCTGGATGTTGATGACGAAGCGGTTGGGAGCGTCGGGCGGCGACATCCGCCGCCAGGAGTCGAGCAAGTCTCCACGCACGAGCGTCAGGAGCACGAGGGCGGTCATGCCGACGCCGATTGCACTGACCTGGACGATTGTCGAACCCTTGCGGCGGACCAATGCCGCCAAGCCGTAGCGCCAGCCGCTGCCTCGCATGCTTCCCGCTCCCCTCAGGCGGCCGAGCAGCAGGAGCAGGCCCCACGCAATCGCGGAGAAAAGGCCGAGCGCCAGCGCGAAGCCACCGGAAACCAGGGCCCCCAACCGGAACTCCCCTGCCATCCAGAAGATGACCGCAACCAGGGAGGCCCCGCCGACGAGCCAGGCCGCAGCGCTACGAGCCTCCAGCGGCACGATTTCGCGACGCAGGACGCGCAGCGTCGGGACGTGTCGAAGACGCAGAACTTGCGGGAAGACAAAACCGGTCAGCAATACCAGAGCGATCGAAAGTCCGTAGAGGAGCGGGCGAAACGACGGGGCGGGCAACTCGCCGACGATCGACTTCAACGCCAGGCTGACAAGTCCCTGGTGGACAGCCCAACCGATTAGCGTTCCCAGGACGGCTGCGGCAAGACCGAACAACACGAATTCGCCCAGAACGATGGCCATGACCTGGCGCTGTCGCGCGCCGAGACAGCGCATGACGGCACATGCGTCGAGGTGCCGGCGCATGAATCGACGGGCGGAGAGGCCCACCGCGACGGCCGCGAGGATCACGGCGAGGAGCGCAGCGAGACGGAGAAAGCGCTGGGCCTGATCGAGCGCAGTGCGCACTTCCGGGCGGGCGTTGTCGATGGTCTCGATCGCCTCACCCCGGCCAAGGTGCCCCTTTGCCCAGGCCTCGAATCCCGCGATGGCATCGGGACTCCCGGCGAGGTGCAGGCGCCACGTGGCCCGGCTGCCTTCGACCAGCAGGCCGCTGGCTGGAAGGTCGGCCGCATTGAACATCGCACGGGGCAGCAGGCTGAAGAAGTTCGCGCCCCGGTCGGACTCGAAGGTGACCATCCCGCCGACTCGAAACTCGAGCTCCCCGAGCCCGACCCGATCGCCGACCGAGACGCCCAGTCCCGAGAGGAGACGCTCGTCGAGCCACACTTCGCCAC
It encodes:
- a CDS encoding cytochrome c3 family protein, with the protein product MTKKKILSACLALATVLPAMDALSDGDVPTKFSNMGTISNTRHNLTQRDTTDGNQPAAEFMDFVRNDYMQVCVYCHTPHGANTTLAAPLWNRTNKTPTGGYTLYNQQSLSGTVTQPGPNSLTCLSCHDGQTAIDSIVNMPGSGGWNAAQMTTQDNTFLNTWPKPARAIAKATSHNALSPAGCLSCHSPGLENGATDFSVFAIGTDLSNDHPVGVKFPTGTDWNPNTTTKGSVKFFDTNGNSRPDKNELRFYDSGDGYEVECASCHDPHGVPSAGVGTKFLPTFLRVTPEGSTICLTCHVK
- a CDS encoding ABC transporter permease — encoded protein: MNTLRLALRMMVRDLRAGELHLLGLAIVVAVAALTSVGFLGDRVSRALDREANQLLGGDLLLRADHPWSGEITTEARRRDLGMVGSILFTSMVSSDSGAQLAAVKVVESGYPLRGSVRIASGPNQPDIVAGRVPERGEVWLDERLLSGLGVSVGDRVGLGELEFRVGGMVTFESDRGANFFSLLPRAMFNAADLPASGLLVEGSRATWRLHLAGSPDAIAGFEAWAKGHLGRGEAIETIDNARPEVRTALDQAQRFLRLAALLAVILAAVAVGLSARRFMRRHLDACAVMRCLGARQRQVMAIVLGEFVLFGLAAAVLGTLIGWAVHQGLVSLALKSIVGELPAPSFRPLLYGLSIALVLLTGFVFPQVLRLRHVPTLRVLRREIVPLEARSAAAWLVGGASLVAVIFWMAGEFRLGALVSGGFALALGLFSAIAWGLLLLLGRLRGAGSMRGSGWRYGLAALVRRKGSTIVQVSAIGVGMTALVLLTLVRGDLLDSWRRMSPPDAPNRFVINIQPDQRESLAQFFAEHRMTAPAILPMIRGRLTAINGREVRPEDYAEDRTRRLAEREFNLSYGTSPPEGNSIVAGTWHGNDTAPQFSVEQGLAETFLLKVGDRVRFTVAGRAVEAPITSVRRLEWDSMRVNFFFIAGAGMLENDPASLITSFRQPENDKGLTQDLVRRFPNFSVIDVDAVIGQLRALTDQLVLVVQFVFIFALVAGFVVLFAALESTHDEREFELAMLRTLGARNRQMRQAILAEFSMLGMVATLMAVGGASTIGWGLGRQVFKIAYTPDPLGSMLVVTVGTAAVVLGGWAGMRKLLRRTPLAVLRNP